Proteins from a genomic interval of Trifolium pratense cultivar HEN17-A07 linkage group LG6, ARS_RC_1.1, whole genome shotgun sequence:
- the LOC123891893 gene encoding uncharacterized protein LOC123891893 → MAHNVRQVHYVPYPSTTRDKRGWCAAITSKPRGLIEKNEIDEREDEPYQEDEMSNVDDVIAVETFNQLCVQEEAEEVPSDGDVDEEDVKANGDDEGKNFDDDNVDDDIDDIPPALGVGRGGRGRAPRRRALPRRVVRNRWLEGMPKSRTVDGVEEEYDSYDDDDDHEDEEIPDIALLAPQNELLIDRHGRPIIMPYTATDLQPQNPANKAINNALKSKFQAPYLNWTEVRADERGYQQFWNGFRSQVTWLNHHTTAIERIFNKKATKRLSTLLFEARKKIKKDPSKPPLWLASNSYPMLCRRWEEEEYIAKCIKNKANRNTDEANRACVHSGGSKSAGTLRLEFIQQFGRPPTFMEMNDMMHRYADSGQWTGARAQEVSRLTQIWVEEYNASQLRLPPHRRDNEDVRRNKMSLAFVKNAGGATRGRKFAAGCTSSLYASDPTGLRDVTYTSSSSSSTGRSRPTQREETDDEYEARMRATYREEFRDEFEASFDDRVDLRVQHVLQEFFAQQRAPAPAEGGVGSSSQASARQNQNAGEQEYRPDLSSMVNLNQLPEYREGDPVLSMSIEDMSQMLNEPVHLQFFDPTGQTSGSSSGGSGRNNQQTAFTEYQRSLNPQQDFIIPHENPNQPQGNFFPNQAPINFVHRPVARPPSRTSLPGVIIHEGGRGRGRGRSRQPTYTGKGKRPLYQPPDQR, encoded by the exons ATGGCTCATAACGTCAGACAAGTTCACTATGTCCCTTATCCATCGACTACAAGGGATAAGCGAGGTTGGTGTGCCGCAATAACATCAAAACCAAGGGGTctgattgaaaaaaatgagatagatgAACGTGAAGATGAACCATATCAGGAAGATGAGATGTCCAATGTTGATGATGTCATTGCAGTTGAAACTTTTAATCAACTTTGTGTACAAGAAGAAGCCGAAGAAGTACCTTCTGATGGTGATGTTGATGAAGAGGACGTCAAAGCtaatggtgatgatgaaggca aaaattttgatgatgacaatgtCGATGATGACATTGATGATATTCCACCAGCACTGGGTGTCGGACGCGGAGGACGCGGACGCGCTCCACGTAGACGTGCTTTACCCCGCCGCGTTGTTCGGAATCGATGGTTGGAGGGTATGCCCAAGTCTCGAACCGTAGACGGTGTGGAAGAGGAGTACGACTCCTACGACGACGATGATGACCACGAGGACGAGGAAATACCCGATATTGCACTTTTAGCTCCTCAAAATGAATTGTTGATTGACCGGCATGGTAGACCCATCATCATGCCATATACCGCCACAga TTTGCAACCCCAAAATCCGGCGAATAAGGCAATCAATAATGCATTGAAATCCAAATTCCAGGCTCCATATCTCAACTGGACGGAGGTCAGGGCAGATGAGCGTggatatcaacaattttggaatggcttcagg TCGCAAGTAACTTGGCTGAATCACCACACAACGGCTATTGAGcgtatattcaacaaaaaagccaccaagcgtctgtcgaccttactttttgaagcgcggaaaaagattaaaaaggatCCTTCAAAACCACCACTTTGGCTCGCTAGCAATTCATACCCTATGCTGTGCCGTAGATGGGAAGAGGAAGAGTATATTGCAAAGTGTATAAAGAACAAAGCCAACAGAAATACTGATGAAGCCAATCGTGCGTGCGTACACTCTGGAGGGTCTAAATCTGCCGGAACGCTTCGTCTTGAGTTCATCCAACAATTTGGTCGTCCACCCACCTTTATGGAGATGAATGACATGATGCATCGGTATGCAGATTCCGGTCAGTGGACGGGGGCAAGGGCGCAAGAAGTGTCG agGTTGACGCAAATTTGGGTTGAAGAATATAATGCAAGCCAACTACGACTACCACCTCATAGGCGAGATAATGAGGATGTTCGTCGAAACAAGATGTCGTTGGCTTTTGTTAAGAATGCTGGTGGTGCGACTCGAGGTCGCAAATTCGCTGCTGGGTGTACATCTTCTCTATATGCAAGTGACCCAACTGGTTTGAGAGATGTCACTtacacatcttcatcttcatcgagTACAGGACGCTCTCGTCCAACTCAAAGAGAGGAAACCGATGATGAGTATGAAGCGCGAATGAGGGCCACGTATAGAGAAGAATTCCGCGATGAGTTCGAAGCATCATTTGATGACCGGGTGGACCTACGGGTCCAACATGTATTGCAGGAATTCTTTGCGCAGCAGAGGGCGCCGGCGCCGGCGGAGGGGGGGgttggatcatcatctcaggcttcggcacgacaaaatcaaaatgccggTGAACAAGAATATCGACCGGATTTGAGTAGCATGGTTAATTTGAATCAGCTGCCGGAGTACCGAGAGGGTGATCCAGTACTGAGTATGAGCATAGAGGATATGAGTCAGATGCTTAATGAACCAgttcatttacaattttttgatcctactgggcaaacaagtggaagcagtagtggcggaagcggtagaaataatcaacaaactgcTTTCACCGAATACCAGAGATCATTAAATCCACAACAAGACTTCATAATCCCACATGAAAACCCAAATCAACCCCAAGGCAACTTCTTCCCAAATCAAGCCCCAATTAACTTCGTTCATAGGCCTGTGGCACGACCTCCTTCGCGAACGTCACTCCCCGGAGTCATAATACACGAGGGAGGTAGAGGCCGAGGCCGAGGAAGGTCGCGTCAGCCAACATACACTGGCAAGGGGAAGCGACCACTATATCAGCCGCCTGACCAACGttga